The DNA segment CACCGCCGACGGAGCCTGGTTCAACGACCTATTGAAGCGCGGCACCGACATAACCGAAATGCGCGACACGTTGATCTTCGGCCAGGCCTATCAGGGAGGGTCCCCGCTGGACCCTATGGCGGCCGTTGCAGCCTTGCCGGATGATGCGGAAATCTGCGGCTGCAACGGCGTCTGCAAGGGCAAGATCGTCGGGGCGATCACCGGAAAGGGCCTGACGTCGCTGGACGACGTGCGTGCCCACACCAAGGCTTCGGCCTCCTGCGGCTCCTGCACCGGGCTGGTCGAGCAACTGATGTCGCTCACCCTCGGCGACGCCTACAATCCGACCGCCGTGCAGCCGATGTGCGGCTGCACGGAACTCGGGCATGACGACGTGCGCCGCCTCATCAAGGCGAAGAAGCTGAAGACCATTCCCGCCGTCATGCAGGAGTTGGAGTGGAAGACCTCCTGCGGCTGCGCGAAATGCCGGCCGGCGCTCAATTATTACCTCGTCTGCGACTGGCCGGACGAATATGCCGACGACTACCAGTCGCGCTTCATCAACGAACGCGTCCACGCCAACATCCAGAAGGATGGCACCTATTCTGTGGTGCCGCGCATGTGGGGCGGCGTGACCAATTCGAAGGAACTGCGCGCCATCGCCGATGTCGTCGACAAGTTCGATGTCCCGCTCGTCAAGGTCACCGGCGGCCAGCGCATCGACCTGCTCGGCATCCAGAAGGAAGACCTGCCGGCCGTCTGGGCCGATCTCGGCAAGGCCGGCTTCGTCTCGGGCCAGGCCTATGCCAAGGGCTTGAGGACGGTGAAGACCTGCGTCGGCTCCGATTGGTGCCGCTTCGGCACGCAGGATTCGACCGGGCTCGGCATCCGCATCGAGAAGTTCATGTGGGGCTCGTGGACTCCCGCCAAGGTGAAGATGGCCGTCTCCGGCTGTCCACGCAATTGCGCCGAAGCGACCTGCAAGGACGTCGGCGTCATCTGCGTCGACTCCGGTTTCGAGATCCATTTCGCCGGTGCGGCCGGACTCGACATCAAGGGCACCGAGGTCCTGGGGCTCGTCAAGACCGAGGACGAGGCGCTGGAGCACATCGTTGCCCTGACGCAGATGTATCGCGAGCAGGCCCGCTATCTCGAGCGCATCTACAAATGGGCAAAACGCATCGGCCTCGACGAGATCCGCCGCCAGATCATGGACGATGCGGAGAAGCGCAGGGCCTATTTCGACCGCTTCGTCTTCAGCCAGAAATTCGCCCAGGTCGACCCCTGGTCGGAGCGCGTCTCCGGCAAGGACAAGCATGAGTTCCGGCCGATGGCGACGGTCGGGTTCAATCAGGCAGCGGAGTGAGGTGATGGAAATGAACTGGATCGCAATCGGCAATATTTCCGATATCCCTCTGCGAGGCGCGCGCTGCGTGAGGACGCCGCAGGGCAAGATCGCCGTCTTCCGGACCGCGGAGAACGACGTCTTCGCGATCGAGGACCACTGCCCCCACAAGGGCGGGCCGCTTTCCCAAGGGATCGTCCACGGCACTGCCGTGACCTGCCCGCTGCACAATTGGGTGATCTCGCTCGAAACCGGCAAGGCGCTCGGCGCCGACGAGGGCGAGGTCCGCACGATCCCCGTGAAAAACGACAACGGCGCGCTCTTCATCGCGCTCGAAAACCTGGCACTGGCAGCGGCGGAGTAGGCATGGCGTGCGAGGTCAAAACCACCTGCCCCTATTGCGGCGTCGGCTGCGGCGTCATCGCCCGCGTGGACGATGACGCCGCCGTCAGCGTCAAGGGCGATCCCGAGCATCCGGCCAATTTCAGCCGGCTCTGTTCCAAAGGCTCGGCACTTGCCGAAACCCTCGATCTTGACGGTCGCCTTCTCCATCCGAAGATCGGCGGCCGCCGCGCAGGCTGGGACGAAGCGCTCAATCTCGTCGCCGACCGCTTCACGCAAACCATTGCCGAGCACGGCCCGGATTCGGTCGCCTTCTATGTCTCCGGCCAATTGCTGACCGAGGACTATTACGTCGCCAACAAGCTGATGAAGGGTTTTATCGGTTCGGCCAACATCGACACGAACTCACGCCTGTGCATGTCGTCCTCGGTTGCCGGTCACCGCCGCGCATTCGGGTCCGACACGGTTCCTGGCACCTACGAAGATCTTGAGCTTGCCGATCTCGTCGTGCTTACCGGTTCCAATCTCGCCTGGTGCCACCCGGTCCTTTACCAGCGCCTTGCCGCGGCCAAGGCGAGCCGCCCCGAGATGAAGGTTGTCGTCATCGATCCACGGCGCACCATGACCGCCGACATCGCCGATATGCATCTGGCGCTCGCCCCAGACAGCGACGTCGCGCTTTTCAACGGTCTGTTTGCCCATCTGGCGGCGAGCGGCGCCGTCGATCAGAACTATATTTCTGCGCACACAAAGGGCTTCGCCGAGGCCTTTGCAGCCGCTTCCGCGCTGGATCTCGCGGAACTCGCGGCCCTGACCGGCCTCTCGCAGGCGCAATTGCGCGATTTCTTCCGCCTGTTCGAGACGACCGAGAAGGTCGTCACCTGTTACAGCCAGGGCGTCAACCAGTCGTCTTGCGGCACGGACAAGGTCAACGCCATCATCAACTGCCATCTCGCGACCGGCCGGATCGGCCGGCCAGGCATGGGTCCCTTCTCGCTGACAGGCCAGCCCAACGCTATGGGCGGACGCGAGGTCGGCGGGTTGGCCAATATGCTCGCCGCCCATCTCGACATCGAGAAATCCATTCACCGTGATCTCGTCCGGCGCTTTTGGGGCGCGCCCGCGCTCGCACGCAAGCCGGGACTCAAGGCCGTGGACATGTTTCGCGCCGTCGCCGACGGGCGGATCAAGGCACTCTGGATCATGGCAACGAACCCGGTCGTCTCGATGCCCGACGCGGACGCGGTCGAGGCCGCGATCAGGGCCTGTCCCTTCGTCGTCGTCTCCGACATCCTTAGTGAGACCGATACCGCGCGTCATGCTCACGTGGCTCTGCCATCGCTCGGCTGGGGCGAGAAAGACGGCACGGTCACCAATTCCGAACGGCGCATTTCCCGCCAGCGCGCCTTCCTCGACGCGCCCGGCGAGGCGCGCCCCGACTGGTGGCAACTGGCCGAGGTCGGGCGGCGCATGGGTT comes from the Sinorhizobium garamanticum genome and includes:
- the nirB gene encoding nitrite reductase large subunit NirB, coding for MTEKLVIVGNGMAPGRMLEELFESAPGRYQVTIFNAEPRVNYDRIMLSPVLSGEKTYEQIVIHGDGWYIQHGITLYKGHKIVAIDRNAKTVTSDHGVTESYDKLVIATGSVPFIIPVPGKDLRGVITYRDLDDVQAMLLAAQSRETAIVIGGGLLGLEAAAGLKARGMDVTVLHVMPTLMERQLDPAAGYLLQKAVEERGIKVITKANTKRILGEDKVEGIELDDGRIIPATLVVMAVGIRPNASLAKEAGLAVNRGIVVDAGMQTSDGDIMALGECAEVDGMVYGLVAPLYEMARVAARHLVGDRSAAFVHSDTPTKLKVTGINLYSVGDFADGDGREEIVLRDATAGIYKRLVLKDNRIIGTVLYGDTADGAWFNDLLKRGTDITEMRDTLIFGQAYQGGSPLDPMAAVAALPDDAEICGCNGVCKGKIVGAITGKGLTSLDDVRAHTKASASCGSCTGLVEQLMSLTLGDAYNPTAVQPMCGCTELGHDDVRRLIKAKKLKTIPAVMQELEWKTSCGCAKCRPALNYYLVCDWPDEYADDYQSRFINERVHANIQKDGTYSVVPRMWGGVTNSKELRAIADVVDKFDVPLVKVTGGQRIDLLGIQKEDLPAVWADLGKAGFVSGQAYAKGLRTVKTCVGSDWCRFGTQDSTGLGIRIEKFMWGSWTPAKVKMAVSGCPRNCAEATCKDVGVICVDSGFEIHFAGAAGLDIKGTEVLGLVKTEDEALEHIVALTQMYREQARYLERIYKWAKRIGLDEIRRQIMDDAEKRRAYFDRFVFSQKFAQVDPWSERVSGKDKHEFRPMATVGFNQAAE
- the nirD gene encoding nitrite reductase small subunit NirD, whose amino-acid sequence is MEMNWIAIGNISDIPLRGARCVRTPQGKIAVFRTAENDVFAIEDHCPHKGGPLSQGIVHGTAVTCPLHNWVISLETGKALGADEGEVRTIPVKNDNGALFIALENLALAAAE
- a CDS encoding nitrate reductase, whose protein sequence is MACEVKTTCPYCGVGCGVIARVDDDAAVSVKGDPEHPANFSRLCSKGSALAETLDLDGRLLHPKIGGRRAGWDEALNLVADRFTQTIAEHGPDSVAFYVSGQLLTEDYYVANKLMKGFIGSANIDTNSRLCMSSSVAGHRRAFGSDTVPGTYEDLELADLVVLTGSNLAWCHPVLYQRLAAAKASRPEMKVVVIDPRRTMTADIADMHLALAPDSDVALFNGLFAHLAASGAVDQNYISAHTKGFAEAFAAASALDLAELAALTGLSQAQLRDFFRLFETTEKVVTCYSQGVNQSSCGTDKVNAIINCHLATGRIGRPGMGPFSLTGQPNAMGGREVGGLANMLAAHLDIEKSIHRDLVRRFWGAPALARKPGLKAVDMFRAVADGRIKALWIMATNPVVSMPDADAVEAAIRACPFVVVSDILSETDTARHAHVALPSLGWGEKDGTVTNSERRISRQRAFLDAPGEARPDWWQLAEVGRRMGFSQAFAHASAAEIFAEHAALSSFENDGRRDFDIGAHATIDKAAYDDLKPFQWPQPQGTQPREKRFFADGGFYHADGRASFIAVDASPSKRANGAYPYTLNTGRVRDHWHTMTRTGKSARLSAHIAEPFAEIHPRDAERLAVADADLVKIESPYGQAIVRALLTERQAEGSLFVPMHWNDQFASKGRIDALVPPITDPVSGQPASKNIAIKAARFAARAYGFAVSAGKPQGVDAAYWALAKADGGWRLELAFAEPQADWIGWCRRAFSIPAGIEPIGYTDRQSGELRLAFFDGDRLLAALFLASRPVAAARNWAVSQLRASHKDLGTRFAVAAGRPGAGREDPGATVCSCFSVGVNQITAAIRDGCHSVQAIGERLSAGTNCGSCRAEIRGIIDGCLAAAAE